A region from the Oceanidesulfovibrio marinus genome encodes:
- a CDS encoding ABC transporter ATP-binding protein — protein MSARKTAAPPTPTATGAPLIVLEGIRKSYPRMEGAKDDEPSGETTVLHSIDLTVNAGEFLALQGTSGSGKSTLLHIIGLLDRPSAGRYALEGRDVSSLPDNETSEVRNHKIGFVFQSFFLVPYITALDNVMMPGLYGGVSHSVLVKRAKDLMAMVGLSDRMGYKPSQLSGGQQQRVALARALVNNPSLLLADEPTGQLDSNTSTEIMALLNQVHEQGATVILVTHDEATAAHAHHRLLMEDGRITDRLSA, from the coding sequence ATGAGCGCCAGGAAAACAGCCGCGCCCCCCACACCCACTGCAACCGGCGCGCCGCTCATCGTGCTTGAAGGCATCCGGAAGAGCTACCCGCGGATGGAGGGCGCAAAAGACGATGAACCCAGCGGCGAGACCACGGTGCTGCACTCCATCGACCTCACGGTGAATGCCGGGGAGTTCCTGGCCCTGCAGGGCACCTCGGGCTCGGGCAAGTCCACCCTGCTGCACATCATCGGCCTGCTGGACCGGCCCAGCGCCGGCCGCTACGCCCTGGAAGGACGCGACGTCTCCAGCCTGCCGGACAACGAGACCTCCGAGGTGCGCAACCACAAGATCGGCTTCGTGTTCCAGTCCTTCTTCCTGGTCCCGTACATCACGGCTCTGGATAATGTCATGATGCCGGGTCTCTACGGCGGCGTATCCCACTCGGTCCTGGTCAAGCGGGCCAAGGACCTGATGGCCATGGTGGGCCTCTCGGACCGCATGGGCTACAAGCCCTCGCAGCTCTCCGGTGGACAACAGCAGCGCGTGGCCCTGGCGCGGGCCCTGGTCAACAACCCGTCCCTGCTCCTCGCCGACGAGCCCACGGGCCAGCTCGACTCCAATACGAGCACCGAGATCATGGCCCTGCTCAACCAGGTGCACGAGCAGGGGGCCACGGTCATCCTCGTCACCCACGACGAGGCCACGGCCGCCCACGCCCACCACCGGCTGCTCATGGAAGACGGCCGCATAACCGACAGGCTCTCGGCGTGA
- a CDS encoding ABC transporter permease yields MSLFKPVLVTMRVVDMAVRAVLTFRLRALFVISAVGLGIASLTLIVAAVDGAQQRAREVVDRFGPEAAFILGGDIQSRAVGQRTLTLSWQDAETLRQSLPGAYMVVPMRAKRDVKLKYQSESVDLPVVVGATQNYADAWDWPLAEGRDLTRRDVDLGAKVGLIGNTPAHKLFGDKSPLGRTVFINDVPIQIVGLLSYRGGSTGGGGDLDDRLIIPLTTLTQRFNMDRKYFRALRVKFYDPQYMDAYAENLKSLLRHLHNLKPGEPDDFTILTPETILKFLSMLTGSLVAFLGVTATVAILVGGFVLANLFYLSVSERTQEIGLKKACGAKSRDIMIQFLAESVILTLAGAVLGVALGVGIGQALTSLGVLKIELSSRVLIYSLLAALVIGVLFGLRPARRAAAMNPIEALRGG; encoded by the coding sequence ATGTCCCTGTTCAAACCCGTACTGGTCACCATGCGCGTGGTGGACATGGCGGTGCGCGCCGTGCTCACCTTCCGTTTGCGCGCCCTCTTCGTCATCTCCGCCGTGGGGCTGGGCATCGCCTCGCTCACGCTCATCGTGGCCGCGGTGGACGGCGCGCAGCAACGCGCCCGGGAGGTGGTGGACCGCTTCGGACCGGAGGCCGCGTTCATCCTGGGCGGGGACATTCAGAGCCGCGCCGTGGGCCAGCGCACGCTGACCCTCTCCTGGCAGGACGCCGAGACCTTGCGCCAGTCCCTGCCCGGCGCATACATGGTGGTGCCCATGCGCGCCAAGCGCGACGTAAAGCTGAAGTACCAGAGCGAGAGCGTGGACCTGCCCGTGGTGGTGGGAGCTACGCAGAACTACGCCGACGCCTGGGACTGGCCCCTGGCCGAGGGCCGCGACCTGACCAGGCGCGACGTGGATCTGGGCGCCAAGGTCGGGCTCATCGGCAACACCCCGGCGCATAAGCTCTTCGGCGACAAGTCTCCCCTGGGCCGGACAGTCTTCATCAACGACGTGCCCATCCAGATCGTGGGCCTGCTCTCCTATCGCGGCGGCTCCACCGGCGGGGGCGGCGACCTGGACGACCGCCTCATCATCCCCCTGACCACGCTGACCCAACGCTTCAACATGGACCGCAAGTACTTCCGCGCCCTGCGCGTGAAGTTCTACGATCCCCAGTACATGGACGCCTACGCCGAGAACCTCAAGTCCCTGTTGCGCCATCTGCACAACTTAAAGCCCGGCGAGCCGGACGACTTCACCATCCTCACGCCCGAGACCATCCTCAAGTTCCTGTCCATGCTCACCGGCAGCCTGGTGGCCTTTCTGGGCGTCACAGCCACGGTGGCCATCCTGGTGGGCGGTTTTGTCCTGGCCAACCTCTTCTACCTGAGCGTTTCCGAGCGCACCCAGGAGATCGGCCTGAAAAAAGCATGCGGCGCGAAAAGCCGGGACATCATGATCCAGTTCCTGGCCGAGTCGGTCATCCTCACCCTGGCCGGCGCGGTGCTCGGCGTGGCCCTGGGCGTGGGCATCGGCCAGGCGCTCACCAGCCTCGGCGTGCTCAAGATCGAGCTCTCCAGCCGCGTGCTCATCTACTCCCTGCTCGCGGCCCTGGTCATCGGCGTGCTCTTCGGCCTCAGGCCAGCCCGGCGCGCAGCGGCCATGAATCCCATTGAAGCCTTGCGCGGCGGATGA
- a CDS encoding TPM domain-containing protein, whose product MGLFFGRKRTPLVRGQTFGEQFLRFMLLIAVFAVCGWLFWLNTQMTVKKLKARGAVWDRTGTLNSGQTKALSRFTDMFDDELGITVKLQIADGELDMPELDTKTLFIGLNLADKKAIVVFPPLVERAVGDAFRKRLEDEHFPPYFESGDWPKGLVLALADIWDALMKPEEHEAVPNGDASSSLEHRAPVQNANATHG is encoded by the coding sequence ATGGGACTTTTCTTCGGACGCAAACGCACACCGCTGGTCCGCGGCCAAACCTTCGGCGAGCAGTTTCTGCGCTTCATGCTGCTCATCGCCGTTTTCGCCGTGTGCGGCTGGCTGTTCTGGCTGAATACCCAGATGACGGTGAAGAAGCTCAAGGCCCGCGGGGCCGTATGGGACCGCACCGGGACCCTGAACTCTGGCCAGACCAAGGCCCTCTCCCGCTTTACGGACATGTTCGATGACGAGCTGGGCATTACCGTCAAGCTCCAGATCGCCGACGGCGAGCTGGACATGCCCGAGCTCGATACCAAGACGCTCTTCATCGGGCTGAACCTGGCGGACAAGAAGGCTATCGTTGTCTTTCCGCCGCTCGTGGAACGGGCCGTGGGCGACGCGTTTCGCAAGCGTCTGGAGGACGAGCACTTCCCGCCGTACTTCGAAAGCGGGGACTGGCCCAAAGGATTGGTGCTCGCCCTGGCCGACATCTGGGACGCGCTCATGAAGCCGGAAGAGCACGAGGCTGTCCCGAACGGCGACGCGTCGAGCAGCCTGGAGCACCGCGCTCCGGTTCAGAACGCCAACGCAACCCACGGCTGA
- the rnhA gene encoding ribonuclease HI — protein sequence MTSEKTVTIHTDGSCLGNPGPGGWCAIMDWDGNEKTLVGGHSLTTNNRMELLAVIRALEALTRPCTVQVYTDSLYVRNAIEKGWLKGWKKKGWKTAGNKPVKNQDLWTQLSALLDTHNVSFHWVRGHSGHPENERCDALANAQAGSGGLAPDPGYP from the coding sequence ATGACATCCGAAAAAACCGTGACCATACACACGGACGGCTCGTGCCTTGGCAACCCTGGCCCCGGCGGCTGGTGCGCCATCATGGACTGGGACGGCAACGAGAAAACCTTGGTGGGCGGCCACTCTTTGACCACCAACAACCGCATGGAGCTGCTCGCCGTGATCCGCGCCCTGGAGGCGCTGACCCGGCCGTGCACCGTGCAGGTCTATACGGACTCGCTCTACGTGCGCAACGCCATCGAGAAGGGCTGGCTCAAAGGCTGGAAAAAGAAAGGCTGGAAGACTGCCGGCAACAAGCCTGTGAAAAACCAGGACCTCTGGACGCAGCTGTCCGCGCTGCTGGACACGCACAACGTCTCGTTCCACTGGGTGCGCGGCCACAGCGGCCACCCGGAGAACGAGCGCTGCGACGCCCTGGCCAACGCCCAGGCAGGGTCCGGCGGGCTGGCGCCCGATCCGGGATATCCTTGA
- a CDS encoding ABC transporter substrate-binding protein, protein MSSTLHKLVVFLVFAAFLMPASVQAAEQDTLRIGAVASASGPASFLGQPEKQTMIMIVKKLNAGGGLDGKPVELFFYDDETDVNKCVLAVQKLVRKDKVDAIIGPTTSGNTLAVTRIASSAGIPLLSMASSEKIVNPQDPWVFKVTPSDSHAVGCILEHAKQQGYKRIAIITVSDGFGQSGRDFLQKLIPDFGMEIVADEVYGPKDTDMTAQLTSIKEQNPDAIICWGTNPGPAVIAKNRMQLGIETPLYMSHGVASKKFIELAGDAAEGLMLPAGRLIVADQIADDNPQKPVLMMYKNVYEETFKSPVSTFGGHAYDAIGLLTAATSLSGGDTSPQALRDNLEKVDGFIGTAGVFHLSPEDHNGLDASAFVMVEIVNGDWKVME, encoded by the coding sequence ATGTCATCCACCTTGCATAAGCTCGTCGTCTTCCTTGTTTTTGCGGCATTCCTGATGCCCGCGTCCGTACAGGCGGCGGAGCAGGACACCCTGCGCATAGGCGCCGTGGCCTCGGCTTCCGGTCCGGCCTCCTTCCTGGGGCAGCCGGAAAAGCAGACCATGATCATGATCGTGAAGAAGCTCAACGCCGGCGGCGGCCTGGACGGCAAGCCCGTGGAGCTCTTCTTCTACGACGACGAGACCGACGTGAACAAATGCGTCCTGGCTGTGCAGAAGCTTGTGCGCAAGGACAAGGTGGACGCGATCATCGGCCCCACCACCTCCGGCAACACCCTGGCCGTGACGCGCATCGCCTCCTCGGCCGGCATCCCCCTCCTGTCCATGGCCTCCTCGGAAAAGATCGTGAACCCGCAGGACCCCTGGGTCTTCAAGGTCACGCCTTCGGACAGCCACGCCGTGGGCTGCATCCTGGAGCACGCCAAACAGCAGGGCTACAAGCGCATCGCCATCATCACCGTGTCTGACGGCTTCGGCCAGTCCGGCCGTGACTTCCTGCAGAAGCTCATCCCGGACTTCGGCATGGAGATCGTGGCCGACGAGGTCTATGGCCCCAAGGACACGGACATGACCGCGCAGCTCACCTCCATCAAAGAGCAGAACCCTGATGCGATCATCTGCTGGGGCACCAACCCCGGCCCGGCCGTCATCGCCAAGAACCGCATGCAGCTCGGCATCGAGACCCCGCTGTACATGAGCCACGGTGTGGCCTCCAAGAAGTTCATCGAGCTCGCCGGCGACGCTGCCGAGGGCCTGATGCTGCCGGCCGGCCGGCTCATCGTGGCCGACCAGATTGCCGACGACAACCCGCAGAAGCCCGTGCTCATGATGTACAAGAACGTCTATGAAGAGACCTTCAAGAGCCCGGTCTCCACCTTCGGCGGACACGCCTACGACGCCATCGGCCTGCTCACGGCGGCCACCAGCCTCTCCGGCGGCGACACCTCGCCCCAGGCCCTGCGCGACAACCTGGAGAAGGTCGACGGCTTCATCGGTACGGCCGGCGTCTTCCATCTGAGCCCGGAGGACCATAACGGGCTGGACGCCTCGGCCTTCGTGATGGTCGAAATCGTGAACGGCGACTGGAAGGTCATGGAGTAG
- a CDS encoding ABC transporter substrate-binding protein, whose product MTIRRLLLTLALLLVPLSAKAEEPIKIGAVFSVTGPASFLGEPEKNTALMLADMINENGGVLGRQIEMIVYDDETDVNKCVLAVDKLLKKDHVVAVIGPSVSGNTLAVMNKFPAAKVPLISCAAAEKIVNPVNPWVFKTPQSDRHAVTRILEHAKEQGYKNIAIITVSNGFGQAGRAVLQELVPEMGFTLVADEVYGPKDTDMTAQLTSIKGKNPDAIICWGTNPGPAVIAKNRVQLGMDTPLYMSHGVASKKFIELAGSASEGLLLPAGRLIVANQISDDNPQKPVVTEYIEEYEAEFNQPISSFGGYAYDALMLVTKAIEMGGTADPTSIRDNIEKIDNFVATGGVFNFSAEDHNGLDASAFEMVIIENGDWKIVE is encoded by the coding sequence ATGACCATCCGTCGTCTCCTTCTCACCCTCGCCCTTTTGCTGGTGCCGCTCTCCGCAAAGGCCGAAGAGCCCATCAAGATCGGCGCCGTCTTTTCCGTCACCGGTCCGGCGTCGTTTCTAGGCGAGCCTGAAAAGAACACGGCGCTCATGCTGGCCGACATGATCAACGAGAACGGCGGCGTGCTCGGCCGTCAGATCGAGATGATCGTCTACGACGACGAGACCGACGTGAACAAGTGCGTGCTTGCCGTGGACAAACTGCTGAAGAAGGACCATGTGGTCGCGGTGATCGGGCCCTCGGTCTCCGGCAACACCCTGGCCGTGATGAACAAGTTCCCGGCCGCCAAGGTGCCGCTCATCTCCTGCGCCGCTGCCGAGAAAATCGTGAACCCGGTGAACCCTTGGGTCTTCAAGACGCCGCAGTCCGACCGTCACGCCGTAACGCGCATCCTGGAGCACGCCAAGGAGCAGGGCTACAAGAACATCGCCATCATCACCGTGTCCAACGGCTTTGGCCAGGCCGGCCGCGCCGTGCTGCAGGAGCTGGTTCCCGAAATGGGCTTCACCCTGGTGGCCGACGAGGTGTACGGTCCCAAGGATACGGACATGACCGCGCAGCTCACCTCCATCAAGGGCAAGAACCCCGACGCGATCATCTGCTGGGGCACCAACCCCGGCCCGGCCGTCATCGCCAAGAACCGCGTACAGCTCGGCATGGACACGCCCCTGTACATGAGCCACGGCGTGGCCTCCAAGAAGTTCATCGAGCTCGCCGGCTCCGCCTCCGAAGGCCTGCTGCTGCCGGCCGGACGGCTCATCGTGGCGAACCAGATATCCGACGACAACCCGCAGAAGCCCGTGGTTACCGAGTACATCGAGGAGTACGAGGCCGAGTTCAACCAGCCCATCTCCTCCTTTGGCGGCTACGCCTACGACGCCCTGATGCTCGTGACCAAGGCCATCGAGATGGGCGGCACCGCCGATCCCACGTCCATCCGCGACAACATCGAGAAGATCGACAACTTCGTGGCCACCGGCGGCGTCTTCAACTTCTCGGCCGAGGACCACAACGGCCTGGACGCCTCGGCCTTCGAGATGGTCATTATCGAGAACGGCGACTGGAAGATCGTGGAATAA